A genome region from Trachemys scripta elegans isolate TJP31775 chromosome 2, CAS_Tse_1.0, whole genome shotgun sequence includes the following:
- the IMPA1 gene encoding inositol monophosphatase 1, translating into MADPWQQCMDYAVTLARKAGEVVREALKEEISIMVKSSPADLVTVTDQKVEKMIISSIKEKYPSHSFIGEESVAAGEGNTLTDNPTWIIDPIDGTTNFVHRFPFVAVSIGFVVNKKIEFGVVYSCVEDKMYTGRKGKGAFCNGQKLRVSGQEDITKSLLVTEMGSNREPETLKIVLSNMERLLSIPVHGIRAVGTAAVNMCLVATGGADAYYEMGIHCWDMAGAGIIITEAGGVLLDVSGGPFDLMSRRIIAASSQAIGERIAKELQIIPLQRDDATN; encoded by the exons ATGGCTGATCCTTGGCAACAATGCATGGATTATGCAGTTACTTTAGCAAGAAAGGCTGGAGAG GTAGTCCGGGAAGCATTGAAAGAGGAAATATCCATTATGGTTAAAAGCTCACCAGCAGATCTAGTGACAGTCACTGATCAAAAAGTGGAAAAAATGATTATTTCttctataaaagaaaaatatccttCTCACAG TTTCATTGGAGAAGAATCTGTTGCAGCCGGAGAAGGCAATACCTTGACAGACAATCCCACGTGGATTATTGACCCTATTGATGGAACTACTAACTTTGTACACAG gtTTCCATTTGTGGCAGTTTCGATTGGCTTTGTTGTCAACAAAaag ATTGAATTTGGAGTTGTATACAGTTGTGTGGAAGACAAAATGTACACtggcaggaaaggaaaaggtgCATTTTGCAACGGTCAGAAGCTTCGAGTATCAGGACAAGAAG ATATTACAAAATCACTTTTAGTAACAGAAATGGGATCTAACCGTGAACCAGAGACTTTAAAGATAGTTCTTTCTAACATGGAAAGGCTTCTCAGTATTCCTGTTCATGG GATTAGAGCTGTTGGTACAGCAGCTGTAAATATGTGCCTTGTGGCAACTGGTGGAGCCGATGCATATTATGAGATGGGCATTCATTGCTGGGATATGGCAGGAGCTGGAATTATCATTACTGAAGCAGGTGGAGTGCTGCTGGATGTATCAG GAGGACCATTTGATTTGATGTCACGAAGAATAATTGCTGCAAGTAGTCAAGCCATAGGAGAGAGAATAGCCAAAGAGCTTCAGATAATCCCCCTACAAAGGGACGATGCCACAAATTGA